Part of the Mycolicibacterium thermoresistibile genome, TGGTGCTGGCCACCGCCAGGTTCAGCCCGCCCAGGGTGACCCGGGCGGGTTCGTCCGGCCGCACACCGGGGTACCGGGCGAACCCGAACACCTCTTTGCTGGCATTCAGGGCGAGGTCGAACTGTTCGTCGGTCGGCGCGAAGGTGCCGACATCGTTGATGCTGCCGCGCAGCGCGGGGTTCTCGTTCAGCGGCAGGAAGCCCACCCCGCCCTTGATCGCGTTCTCCAGCAGCGACGGCAACACGTAGGGCCAGTTCACCTCCAGCGCGGCCCGGCCCTGTTCCAGCGCCAACCGAGCGGTGTTCTCGTCGGTCTGGGTGATCGACGGATCGGCCCCGGGCGCGGTGGCCACGGCCTTGATGATCTCCAGCGCCTTCACCGTCGCAGCACGATGTTCGGGGGTGTCGGTCAACGTGACTCGCTGCCCGTCGTCGGAAAGCACCTGTCCCCCGGCGCTTTCCAGCAGCGTGTTGAACCACACCACCAGCCCTTCGTACTGTTTCCCTTGCACCGCAATCCAGCTGGGCCCACCCTGGGCGTGCAGCCGGGCGGCCTCGGACAGCATCTCGTCCCACGTTGCCGGGGGTTCGTCCATCAGATCCGCTCGGTACCAGAGCAACTGGGTGTTGGTGGTGATGGGCGCGGCGTACAACTCGCCATTCCACTTGGCGGTTTCCAGCGGTCCGGGCAACGTGTTGGTGGTGGCGTCGGCCTCGGCCAGTCCGGCCGGGTCCTCGGACAGCGGTAGCGCCCAGCCGGCTTCGGCGAACTCGGCGGTCCACACCACATCGAGCGCCATCACGTCCAGCGACCGATCGTTACCGGTGAGCCGGCGAGCCAGCTGCAACCGCTGGGCGTCGGCCTCGCGCGGCAGGCTGCGCTGCTCGATGCGGAACCGGCCACCGAGTTCGGCGTTGCACCGTTGCGCGACAGCAGTGAACGTGGCCGCCTCGTTTGCCGGCGTGTAGTAGCTGATGACGATCTCACCGCTGTCGGAGCCACAAGCGGCGACCGTCGAGGCCGTCATCAACGCGACCGCTGCTGTTGCACACCACCGTCGAGCGCGCACCACCTGCCTCCCGTCCACCCAGGAACCCTCGCGCCGCAAACCGTAGAGGTAGACGTACCAGATCCGCAACACCTGACGTGCGTACGGGTCCCAATCGTGACCTGGGCCGCAGCGTCGTCAGAGAGTCAAGCGGGCCAGCATATCCCGGCCCCGTTCGGCATTCTGCGGATCGCACAGGACGTCGTAGCGGCCGGCGACCAGCTGCATGGTGGAGCTGAAATCTCTTGTCCCGCGAGCCATCGCATACGGGACGGCCGAGGTGATCAGGCCGAACACGATGCCGAGCAGCAGGCCGGTCAGCAACGCGCTCCACGGGGCGGGGCTGAAGAAACTCAGGATCAGGCCGATGAACAGACCCAGCCAGGCGCCGGTGAGCATGCCGCCACCGAGCACCTTGGGCCAGCTCAGGCGGCCGGTGACCCGTTCGACCTGCATCAGGTCCACCCCGACGATGGTCACCTGCTGCACCGGGAACTGTTGGTCGGACAGATAGTCGACAGCGCGCTGCGCCTCGGCGTAGGTGGGATAGGACCCGATCGGCCATCCTTTGGGTGGCGTCGGCAGACCGGGAGCGGGTGTGCGCCCCGGCACCTGGGGCTGACCGGGGTTCTGTCCGGGTGAGAACGGGCTGGTCATCGGTCGTCATTCTCCCCTATTCGCACCTGATATGCACTGCTCACGTACTCTTTCGGCCACTTCGGCAGCACCGTTCGCTCTACCAGCGACGTTCACCTCGTAGGCTAGGTTGACAGCATGACAAATCCGGGGAACGCGGACGGGACACCACCCGCTGAAGGACAGCCGGGGCCATCGGAGACCGGTGCGGACGACCTCGCCCGGGAGCCCACCGGCGGCGCCGACCCCACCGCATCCGAGCACACCCCCGACCAGCCGACCGCTGCCGATCAGGCGGCCGACCAGGCCGGGGACCGACCGGACGAGCAGGCCTTCGACGGGTCGTGGGCGGCGGCCGGTGAGACCGCGCCGGCGTACGGCGAGTCGCCGCCGGCCGGGTTCGCACCGCTCGACTACCCCGGGGCCGGGGCCGGTACCGAGCCGTACCAGCCGTCCGGTTACCCGGCCCCTCCGCCGGGAGCGCAGTATCCGCCGCCCTACCCTCCGGGACCCCAGCAGCCCGGGTATGGCTACCCCGCGCCGCCGCCGTATGACGCGCCCCGGTATCCGACGCCGCCCTACGATCCCGCCCAACCCCCGCAGTTCGGGGCCGGACAGTTCGGGGCAGCGGGGTACCCGGACCCGAACCAACCGGGCTATCCCGGCTACTACGGATACCCGCAGGGCTACAGCCAGGGATACACCCAGCCGCCGAGCACCAACACGTTGTCGATCTGGTCGCTGGTCATCTCGCTGATCAGCATTCCGCTGCTGTGCAGTGGCCTGCTGTCGTTTTTGGCACCGCCCGCCGCGATCGCCGGGATCGTGCTCGGTTCGCTGGGGTTGAACCAGATCAAGAACACCGGCGAGAACGGGCGTGCACTGGCCATCGGCGGAATCGTGGCCGGCGCCGCGGTGCTCGTGATGGTCGTGGTGATCATCCTGATGATCATGCTGGCCGCGGCGGCCGGCGCATGAGCTGACGCCCACCGGCGGGCCGTCAGCTCGGCGGCTGGAACCGTCCCCCGGTGCGGGTCATCCCCGCGGCCCGCCCCTTGGCGGCGATCACCAGCGCCATCTTGCGGCTGGCCTCGTCGATCATCTCGTCGCCGAGCATCGCCGCGCCGCGGGCACCGCCGGCCTGCGAGGTGTACCACTCGTAGGCCTCCAGGATCAGTTCAGCGTGGTTGTAGTCCTCCTGGCGCGGGCTGAAAACCTCGTTGCCCGCGGCGATCTGATCCGGATGCAACACCCACTTGCCGTCATATCCCAGCGCCGCGGACCGGGCCGCCACCCGGCGGAACGCCTCGACATCGCGGATCTGCAGGAACGGCCCGTCGATCGCGGCGATGCCGTGGGTGCGTGCCGCGATCAGGATCCGCATCAGCACATGGTGATAGGCGTCGCCGACGTCATATCCCTCGGGTTGCTCCCCGACCACCAGCGTGCGCATGTTGAGGCTGGCCATCAGGTCGGCGGGGCCCAGCACCAGAGCCTGCACCCGCGGGGCGGCGGCGATCGCGTCGATGTTGGTCAAACCCTGCGCGTTCTCGATCTGGGCCTCGATCCCGATGCGCCCGACGGGCAGTCCGTGCTGCACCTCCAACTGCGACAACAACAGGTCCAGCGCATGGATGTGTGAGACGTCGGTCACCTTCGGCAACACGATGATGTCGAGGTGCGCGCCCGCGGCCGACACCACTTCGATGACATCGGAATGGGTCCACGGGGTGCTCCAGTCGTTGACCCGGACCCCGCGCATCTGATCGCCCCAGCCGTCCTCGGCCAGCGCCGCGGCGACCCGAGTCCGGGCCTCGGCCTTGGCATCCGGCGCCACGGCGTCCTCGAGGTCGAGGAAAACCTGGTCCGCCGGCAGGGTCTTGGCCTTGGCGATCATCTTCGCGCTGCTGCCCGGCACCGACAGACATGTCCGGCGGGGGCGAACAGAATTGTCGGGTCGATTCACATTCTGCACGCCTACAGTCTCTACCCTTTGACTCATGGCGTCGGTGAACCGGGTCTATGCCGCCCGACTCGCGGGGATGGTCGTCCTGGGCCCCGACGGCGAATCCATCGGCCGGGTGCGCGATGTGGTGATCAGCATCAGCATCGTCCGTCAGCAGCCCCGGGTGCTCGGGTTGGTCGTCGAATTACTTACCCGGCGAAGGATTTTCGTGCCGATACTGCGTGTCACCGCGATCGAGCCGGGCGCGGTGACACTCAACACGGCCAATGTCTCGCTGCGCAGGTTCGCCCAGCGTCCCGGTGAGGTGCTGGTGCTGGGGCAGGTGGTGGAGACCCGGGTGCGCATCAACGACCCCGACCTCCCCGACCTCGCCGGAGTCGACCTCGTCGTCGTCGATCTGGGCATCGAACAGAGCCGGACCCGCGACTGGCTGGTCACCAGGGTGGCGGTGCGCCGCCCGCACCGGCGACTGACCCGCCGCAGCAACATCTACGTCACCGACTGGCAGTACGTGGTGCAGGGGCTCACCCCGTCCGGACTGGCGCTGCCGGATCAGGGTGTCGCCCAGTTGCTCGAACAGTTCGAAGGTCAACGCCCGGTGGAGGTTGCCGACGCGCTGCGCGAACTGCCGCCCAAACGGCGCTTCGAGGTGATCGCCGCGTTCGACGACGACCGGTTGGCCGATGTGCTGCAGGAACTCACCGCCGCCGAGCAGACCCAGGTGCTGCGGCAGCTGAAAACCGACCGCGCCGCCACGGTGCTGGAGGCGATGGATCCGGACGACGCGGCTGATCTGCTGGGCGCGTTGGCGCCGACGGACGCCGAGGCGTTGTTGCGCCGGATGGACCCGGAGGACTCCGAGGACGTCCGCCGGCTGCTGAGCCACTCCCCCAACACCGCCGGCGGTCTGATGACCTCCGAGCCGGTCGTGCTGTCACCTGGCACGACCGTCGCCGAGGCGCTGGCGCGGGTCCGCGACCCGGACCTGACCCCGGCCGTGGCGTCGGTGGCGTTCGTGACCCGGCCCCCCACCGCCACGCCGACCGGCCACTATCTGGGCTGTGTGCACCTGCAACGGCTGCTGCGGGAACCACCCGCGGCGCTGGTCAGCGGCATCCTCGACGCCGACCTGCCGGTGCTGCATCCCGAGGAGTCGCTGGCCGCGGTCACCCGCTACTTCGCCGCCTACAACCTGGTCTGCGGGCCGGTGGTGGACGAGCAGAACCATCTGCTCGGTGCGGTGTCGGTCGACGACGTGCTCGACCATCTGCTGCCCGATGACTGGCGGCAGCAGGAGGAACCGGAACTGACCGACGCCGAGGGGCTGACGTGAGCGAACTGTCGGCACGGCAACGGCTGGACACCCCCCGCGCGTCCCGCGGCCTGGACCTCGGTCTGGGCCTGGACGTCGACGCGATGGGCCGGTTCAGTGAGCGCATCGCCCGGTTCCTGGGCACCGGACGGTATCTGGCCGCCCAGACCATCGTGGTGGTCGTGTGGATCGCGCTGAACATCGGCGCGTTCGCCTGGCAGTGGGACCCGTATCCGTTCATCCTGCTGAACCTGGCGTTCTCCACCCAGGCCGCCTACGCCGCGCCGCTGATCCTGCTCGCCCAGAACCGGCAGGAGAACCGCGACCGGGTGGCGCTGGAGGAGGACCGTCGCCGCGCCGAGCAGACGAAGGCCGACACCGAGTACCTGGCCCGTGAACTGGCGTCGCTGCGGCTGGCCATCGGCGAGGTCGCCACCCGCGACTACCTGCGCCGCGAGCTCGACGAACTGCGCGAAATGCTCTCCGAACTGCAGCGTCACGGCGGCACCGGCGACACCGGCGACTTCGGGCCGCCCGAGCCCTCCGGCCGGCCGGCGCCACCCAGCGAGTGAAACCCGGGAGTGCGGCCCGGGAGTGAGCGCAGGGCCGGTGCGCCCGGCGGATCCGGCGTCCGCGCCCGTCGGACCCGATTCGAAACCCGACATGGCCGGTGTTCGCCATTGCGTCAACAGGCCAGGTACGACTAGGTATGGTGACTTGGTTCACTTACGTCGTCACGACCCGAGGATGGTTGAGTGCGCATACGGGGACGAGCCGCCGTCGCGGCGGCGCGGCGCCGGTTGAGCCGCGCAGTGAATCGACCCGCCTTGAACCGACCCGCCTTCGGGCTCGCCGTGATCACCCCACTGGTCTTCGCCGGTGCGGTCGGCGGCTCCGGACCACTCCAGTTCCCGCACGAGTCCGACACCGCGGTCACCCCGCTGGCCGCGGTCAGCCCGGAGCCGGTGGACCGGTCCGGCCCGACCGTCGTGGCGCTGCAGAAGAAGCCCGCCCCGTTCCATTTCGTCGAATCCACGGTGGCCGCCCCACCCCCGGCAGCGGTGGTCAATACCCCGGGCACGCTGGGCATACCCGCGATGGCGCTGCGGGCCTACCGCAACGCGGAGCGGATGATGGCGCACGCCCAGCCGGAGTGCGGGGTGAGCTGGAACCTGCTGGCCGGAATCGGCCGGATCGAGTCGATGCACGCCTACGGCGGCGCCACCGACGCCAACGGCACCGCGATACGACCGATCCTGGGTCCGCTGTTGGACGGATCCCTGCCGGGCAACGAGATCATCGTGCAGAGCCGCACCGCCGACCGGGTCACCTATGCCCGCGCGCTGGGGCCGATGCAGTTCCTGCCCGGCACCTGGGCGCGCTTCGCCTCCGACGGTGACGGCGACGGCAAGGCCGATGTGCAGAACCTGTTCGACTCCACGCTGGCCGCCGCCCGCTATCTGTGCAGCGGCGGGATGAATCTGCGGGATCCCTCGCATGTCATGCAGGCGCTGCTGCGGTACAACAACTCGGTCGCCTATGCGCACAATGTGATGGGCTGGGCGGCCGCGTACGCCACCGGTGTGCACCCGGTGGATCTGCCACCGCTGACCGGTCCGGTGCCGTCGCTCAACTCCCATGTGTCCGGCTACGACGGGCTCGGCCCCGGTTCCCCGCTGAACGCCATGGGCCTGTCGCCGGGTGATCCGCTGGCGGTGCTGCCGCTGATCGACGGTCGTGCGGAGGCCGCCACCCGGCTTCCCGGCCCGGTCCCCGGGTTCGCGCCGAACCAGGAGCTGGGGCCGTTGCCCGGCCCGGCCCCGGAGTCGCCCGCCACGCCCACGACCCAGGAGGCGCCGCCGTGGGTGCCGCCCTGGATGCAACCCCCGGAGCCGGAGTGCGTGGTGTTCTGCCTCAAGCCGACCGCGCCGCCGGCCCCGCCGCTGGGGCAGCCAGCACCGCCGCAGGTCGCGCCGGCACCGCCGGCTCCCGGCCCGGCGCCCGAGGCTCCACCCGAGCCCGGCCCCGCGCTCGCCGACCCGGCGCAGCCACCGGCACCCGGCCCCGCACCGGGCCCGGCTCCCGCTGCGGTGCCCGGCCCGGGTCACTGAGATAGCCGCGGGCCTACACTCGTGGGTGATGACCCACACCCCGGAAGACCTGACAGCGGCCGTGCGCGCGGCGCTGGCCAAGGTGATCGACCCCGAGCTGCGGAAGCCGATCACCGAACTCGGCATGGTCAAAAGTGTCACCGTCGGATCCGACAGCGCCGTGCACGTGGACGTGTACCTGACCACCTCGGCGTGTCCGAAGAAGACCGAGATCGCCGATGCGGTGCGTGCCGCGGTCACCGATGTGCCCGGCACCGGCGCGGTGACCGTCGGGCTCGACGTGATGGACGACGAACAACGGGCCGAACTGCGCAAGAAGCTGCGCGGTGACTCCCGCGAACCCGTCATCCCGTTCGCCCAGCCGGGGTCGCTGACCAGGGTGTACGCGGTCGCCTCGGGTAAAGGCGGGGTCGGCAAGTCCAGTGTGACGGTGAACCTCGCCGCCGCGATGGCCGCGCGGGGGCTGTCCGTCGGGGTCCTCGACGCCGACATCTACGGGCACTCGGTGCCGCGCATGATGGGCACCGAGGACCGGCCGGTGCAGGTCGACTCGATGATCGTGCCGCCCGTCGCGCACAACGTGAAGGTCATCTCGATCGCGATGTTCACCGCCGGCAACACCCCGGTGGTGTGGCGGGGCCCGATGCTGCACCGGGCGTTGCAGCAGTTCCTCGCCGACGTGTACTGGGGCGACCTCGACGTGTTGCTCCTCGATCTGCCACCGGGCACCGGTGACGTGGCGATCTCGGTGGCCCAGTTGATTCCGAGTGCCGAGATCCTGGTGGTCACCACACCGCAGGCCGCGGCAGCCGAGGTCGCCGAACGGGCCGGCGCGATCGCCCTGCAGACCCGTCAGCGCATCGTCGGCGTGGTGGAGAACATGGCCGGGCTGCAACTGCCCGACGGCACCACGATGAACCTGTTCGGCGAGGGCGGCGGCCAGCAGGTCGCCGAGCGGCTGACCCGCGCCGTCGGCGCCGAGGTGCCGTTACTCGGACAGGTGCCGCTGGATCCCGCGCTGGTGAGCGCCGGTGACGCCGGGGTGCCGCTGGTGTTGTCGGCGCCGGACTCCGCCGCGGGCAAGGAACTGCGCAAGATCGCCGACGCGTTGTCGACGCGCAAACGGGGTCTGGCCGGTATGTCGTTGGGGCTCGACCCGGCTGGTCGCTGAGATTCGGCCGGCTCGACCGGCCGTGCCGGAGCTCGGCGTGCCCACACGGTCTGAGACTGTGCACTCAGCGCGACCAGAGTGCACGGCCCGCGTCGAGGGTGCTCGGCCCGCGTCGACGGTGAGTTCAACGCGTCGAATGGGAACTCCGCGGGTCGACACGCCGGAAACCGCCTCCGGCACCGCACATCCGAACCAGCTCACGCACATTCACAGCAGCTGACGCACATTCGCGGCGGCCGCTGCACATTCGACGGCACGGGCATACCTGAGCGGGCATACCTGAGCGCTCGGTCTGATCAGGTGGCGTCGGGGTCGATCTTCGGGGTGCGCACGGGGGTCTCCGCGTCGACCGGCTGGACCGTATTGGACTGCGTACCCGACGGCGGGTGCGGCGCACGGGAATCGGCGGCGGAACCGGCCCCGTCGGAACCAGGGGTGTCGAACCGGCCGGTGAAGATGGAATCGTCGCCGTCCAGCAGATGTTTGGTGAGCGCGGCCCGCGGCGTCATTCCCCGCAGTTTCTGCAGCTCGCTCAACGGTTCGCGCAGGTCGTCGAACTCCGGACCGAATTCCTCCCGCAGCTGGCTGGTCGCGCCGCTGACATAGTCGCGCACCTGCCGCAGCGCGTTGGCGGTCCAGCGGATGGCGCCGGGTAACCGCTCCGGACCGAGAATCACCAGTCCGGCGATGACCAGGATCACCATCTCACCCCAGCCGACGTTGGAGAACATGGCTACTCTTTGTCTCTGGTACTCGGCTCGGCGTCCGGGGTGATCATCAGCGTCACCGGTCGGCCCTCCCGCAACACCTCGATCGGGGCCTCCTCGCCGACCTTGAGTTGCCGGACCGCGACGACGAACTCGTCGGCGTCGGCCACCGTGCGGTCACCGACCTTGACCACCACGTCGTTCTCCACCAGGCCCCCGCGGTCGGCGGGGCCGCCGACCTTCACGTCGCGGACCAGCGCCCCGGAGGCGAGGTCGTTGCTCACCGACACCGCGGACACCCCCAGCGTCGGATGAGAGATGTGGCCGTCCCGGATCAGGGTCTCCACCACGGTCTTCACCTCGTTGACCGGGATCGCGAAGCCCAGCCCGCTGGCGCTGTCGGACAGCGACTTCCCGGCGGTGTTGATGCCGATGACCTCGGCGTTCATGTTGATCAGCGGGCCGCCGGAGTTGCCGTGGTTGATCGACGCGTCGGTCTGCACGCCGTCGATCACGGTGTCGGTGTCGGTGCCCGAGCGGTTCCCGGACAACGGCACCGGACGGTTCAACGCGCTGATGATGCCGCGCGTGACCGTGCTGCGCAGCCCCAGCGGCGCACCGGCGGCGATGACCTCCTCGCCGACCTGCAGCTTGTCGGAGTCACCCATCCGCGCCACCGTCAGATTGTCGACGTTGTCGACCTTGAGCACCGCGAGGTCGGTTTTCGGGTCACGGCCGACCAGGTTGGCCGGCACCTTGGTGCCGTCGTTGAACACCACCTGGATCTGGAAGTCGGCCGGTTTGGTGGCGGCCTCGGAGATCACGTGATTGTTGGTGACGATGTAGCCGGCGCCGTCGACCACCACACCGGACCCCTGCGAGCCCTCATTGCCCTTCTTGGCCTCGATGGTCACCACCGAGTCGGCGACCGCGGCCGCCACCTCGGCGATCTTTCCGGGTGGCAGGTCCTCACCGCCGCCGGTCTGCAGGGTGACCTTCGAGGTGGTGAACGCCTCGGTGACCTCCGCGGTCACCCGACCCACCCACCCGCCGAGCAGGCCGATCGCGATCGCGAGAACACCGAGGATGGCCAGCGCCGCGTAGGACACCCGCCCGCCGAACAGCACGTCGCGGAGGCCGAGCTTGCCGGTGTCGGCCGGGGCCGGGGCCGGCGGCGGTTCCGGCAGCGCCGGGGTGCCCAGGGCGACGCCGGCGTTGGGGTCGCGCCACGGGTCGGGCGGCGGGTCGTCCGGCGCCTTCTCGGCTTCCAGCGCCCCGGCGTCGGCCGGGTGGCGTTGCAGCGACTCCACACCGGGATGAGGACGCCCGAACGCCTCGGCCAGCACCGGGTCGGGCGCCTGATCGCGGGGGGTGTACTCGCCCTGGTCGACGTACTTCTCCGCGTCGAGGAACGGTCCCGTGACGCCCTCCGGACGTCCGAAGGCCCGCTGCTGGGCCGGATCGACGGGTGGGCGTTCGACGGGCCGCGGCGCCAGACGGTGGCTGTCGTTCGGCTGGTCCTGATTGGTCACCCGGTATCGCTCTCTGTCGGGGAGTTCACTGGTCTCGGGAAGCGCCCGCCGGGGGCCGGCGCAGACCGCTTCGCGAAAACTGCGCCTCTACCCTACCGACGTTTACGCCAGCCGCGAGGCTGCCAGTCAGCAAAGGGTGGGGGCTTCGGATCCTCCGGCGTCGTCGCCGACGTGCGGTTCGGGATCTCCGACAGCAGGCCCCACAGCGAATTGGGCACGTCCACCGGTCGCGACTCCCGCAGCGCCGCCCGGGCCTGGGCCTGCGCGTCGACCTCGGCGGCGCACTGCGGACACAGCGACAGGTGGTGGGCGGCGCGCAGATGGGCGGTCATCCCCAGCTCACCGTCGACGAACGCCGCGACGGCCTCGGTGGACAGATGCTCGGTCGACCCGAACTGGCGCGGCGCGCCGACCGGTGCGTCGTTCTGCGGCGCGAACTGAGCGGGGAGCCAGGAGAACGCACGACGGAACAGATGTCCCGGTTCGGCCATCACCTGGCTCCTCTCAGCTTGATCAGTCGTCACGGGCCCGCGACAGGGCTAGGTCAGGTCGTGACCGTGGTGTTCTTTCGAATGTAGCGCGCAATGCGCCGGGAGACACCCGGCACCGGTCATGCGTCCGCCAATCAGGACCGCCAATCAGGACCGCCAATCAGGACCACCGATCAGGACCACCGATCAGGACGTGGTGGCCGACTGCCCGGAGTTCTGCGAGTGCCGGGCCAGATAGTCCCGCAACGCCTGCCGTCCGCGGTGGATGCGGCTGCGGACGGTGCCCAGCTTCACCCCGAGGGTGGCGCCGATCTCCTCGTAGGACAGCCCCTCGATGTCACACAGCACCACCGCGGCGCGAAAGTCGGGCGGCAGCGAGTCCAGCGCGGCCTGCAGATCCGGACCCAACCGGGCGTCGTGGTAGATCTGCTCCGGATTGGGTGAATTGCCCGGCACCCGGTCGTAGTCCTCGGGCAGGCTCTCCATCCGGATGCGTCCACGCCGCCGCACCATGTCCAGGAACAGGTTCGTGGTGATGCGGTGCAGCCAGCCCTCGAACGTCCCGGGCTGGTAGTTCTGCAGCGACCGGAACACCCGGATGAACGTCTCCTGGGTCAGGTCCTCGGCGTCGTGCTGGTTACCCGACAGCCGGTAGGCCAGCCGGTACACCCGGTCGGCGTGCTGGCGAACCAGCTCGTCCCAGGACGGCATGGTGGACTTGTCCCCGGTGGCGTCGAACACCGCGGTGCCCGTCGGTTCCTCGACGGGCTCGGCCCACTCGGTGGCCTGCGGCGGCGCGAAATGCGTCATCGACGCCGGAACCGACATCGAAAGCGTGCTCTGGGGTGCTGTGCTGATCGCATCCTCCTGTAGGCGGCCGTCATCTGCTCCCGACGGCGTCACGTCCGGATGAACGCGTTCCTCGGCGGGCGTATTCCCGCCTGGCCGGTGCGGGATCCGAGATCCGGCCCAGGCAGGGACCCAGGATCGGGATTGGTCCATGGGAGATACCGTTCCTCATCGCTGTGTGGGAGCACTGGGAGCGCACTGAACGTTCCCTGAGAATGTCAGCTACCCACCCGTCTACCTGGGCAAACCCGTCAAAATTAAGGTTTCGCACAGTTTCCTGCCGGGCGTGTCGCATACCCGGCACCACCGGTTCGCCTACGCTGCGGGCATGACCAGCACCGACGATCCGGGCAGTCGGCCCCTCTCCCATCCTCGTTCCGATACCGCCCAGTCGCTCCTGGCCCATGCCGAGCAGTCCATCTCCGAGGACGAGATCGTCGCCGCAGCACGGGAACGCGCCCACGACATCGGTGTCGGCGCGGTCACTCCGGCGGTGGGTGCGCTGTTGAGCGTGCTGGCCAAGGTGACCGGCGCCAAGGCGGTGGTGGAGGTCGGCACCGGCGCGGGGATCAGCGGGTTGTGGTTGCTGTCGGGGATGCGCGACGACGGTGTGCTCACCACCATCGACCTCGAGCCCGAACATCAGCGCATCGCCAAACAGGCCTTC contains:
- the htrA gene encoding serine protease HtrA; the protein is MTNQDQPNDSHRLAPRPVERPPVDPAQQRAFGRPEGVTGPFLDAEKYVDQGEYTPRDQAPDPVLAEAFGRPHPGVESLQRHPADAGALEAEKAPDDPPPDPWRDPNAGVALGTPALPEPPPAPAPADTGKLGLRDVLFGGRVSYAALAILGVLAIAIGLLGGWVGRVTAEVTEAFTTSKVTLQTGGGEDLPPGKIAEVAAAVADSVVTIEAKKGNEGSQGSGVVVDGAGYIVTNNHVISEAATKPADFQIQVVFNDGTKVPANLVGRDPKTDLAVLKVDNVDNLTVARMGDSDKLQVGEEVIAAGAPLGLRSTVTRGIISALNRPVPLSGNRSGTDTDTVIDGVQTDASINHGNSGGPLINMNAEVIGINTAGKSLSDSASGLGFAIPVNEVKTVVETLIRDGHISHPTLGVSAVSVSNDLASGALVRDVKVGGPADRGGLVENDVVVKVGDRTVADADEFVVAVRQLKVGEEAPIEVLREGRPVTLMITPDAEPSTRDKE
- the rseA gene encoding anti-sigma E factor RseA, which gives rise to MAEPGHLFRRAFSWLPAQFAPQNDAPVGAPRQFGSTEHLSTEAVAAFVDGELGMTAHLRAAHHLSLCPQCAAEVDAQAQARAALRESRPVDVPNSLWGLLSEIPNRTSATTPEDPKPPPFADWQPRGWRKRR
- the sigE gene encoding RNA polymerase sigma factor SigE, with product MSVPASMTHFAPPQATEWAEPVEEPTGTAVFDATGDKSTMPSWDELVRQHADRVYRLAYRLSGNQHDAEDLTQETFIRVFRSLQNYQPGTFEGWLHRITTNLFLDMVRRRGRIRMESLPEDYDRVPGNSPNPEQIYHDARLGPDLQAALDSLPPDFRAAVVLCDIEGLSYEEIGATLGVKLGTVRSRIHRGRQALRDYLARHSQNSGQSATTS
- a CDS encoding O-methyltransferase, with the protein product MTSTDDPGSRPLSHPRSDTAQSLLAHAEQSISEDEIVAAARERAHDIGVGAVTPAVGALLSVLAKVTGAKAVVEVGTGAGISGLWLLSGMRDDGVLTTIDLEPEHQRIAKQAFTEAGVGPGRTRLISGRAQEVLTRLADESYDLVFIDADPIDLPQFVTEGVRLLRSGGAIVLHRAGLGGRVGDAGAADAEVSAVREATRLIAEDERLTPVVIPLGDGLLAAARD